The Ruania alba genome window below encodes:
- a CDS encoding mandelate racemase/muconate lactonizing enzyme family protein, with product MTITKIETITQAPGCPQPNLIFVIVHTADGLVGHGETYYAPNTVEAFIHEQSSHLLLGADESRIEYLWRLQFDLACRFGSRGAEIRAISAIDVALWDIAGQRAGVPIYQLLGGTTLEKLPVYNTCGGPSYGSGGPGRANRTPYVRSDSPDPRDDLWFAMYEAGVLAQDLLDDGFTAMKVWPFDPISQRVDGGRLISKSDLREGVRPLEQIRHAVGDGIEIMLEGHGYWQLAPAISIAKAVEEFQLAWLEDLTLARNVSELRRLRESTSTPVSASEFLMTRWDYLPVLEQRACDYIMIDPTWTGGITESKKIATMADGFGLPITMHDCTGPFTLLAGMHLLANAPNGMYQEVVRAFLRYRYSQWVDWLPDVSDGSLNLPERPGIGAVLDPGLGQRSGYTLRSSLFEPKR from the coding sequence CAAACACCGTTGAGGCGTTCATTCATGAGCAGTCTAGCCACCTTTTGCTTGGCGCCGACGAGTCAAGGATTGAGTACCTTTGGCGATTGCAATTCGATCTTGCCTGCAGATTCGGGTCCCGCGGCGCTGAGATACGCGCGATATCAGCGATCGACGTGGCGCTGTGGGATATCGCTGGGCAGCGGGCGGGGGTTCCGATCTATCAGCTCCTGGGAGGTACGACACTAGAGAAACTTCCGGTCTACAACACGTGCGGCGGGCCGAGCTACGGTTCTGGGGGTCCAGGCCGCGCGAATCGTACTCCCTATGTGCGTTCTGATAGTCCTGACCCCCGCGACGATTTGTGGTTCGCAATGTACGAGGCAGGAGTTCTTGCTCAAGACCTGTTAGACGATGGATTCACGGCCATGAAGGTGTGGCCCTTCGACCCGATCTCGCAGCGCGTGGACGGTGGCCGCCTAATCAGTAAGTCGGACTTGAGGGAGGGCGTGCGTCCGCTGGAGCAGATACGCCATGCGGTGGGGGATGGGATCGAGATCATGCTAGAGGGCCACGGATATTGGCAACTTGCTCCCGCCATCAGCATTGCGAAGGCCGTCGAGGAATTTCAATTGGCGTGGTTGGAGGATTTGACCCTTGCGCGGAACGTCAGTGAGTTGCGGAGGCTGCGCGAATCGACATCAACCCCTGTTTCCGCGAGCGAGTTCTTGATGACTCGCTGGGACTATCTACCCGTGTTGGAGCAGCGTGCTTGTGATTACATCATGATCGATCCCACATGGACAGGTGGAATCACGGAATCGAAGAAGATCGCCACCATGGCGGATGGCTTCGGCCTACCCATCACGATGCATGACTGTACGGGCCCGTTTACGCTTCTCGCCGGGATGCACTTATTGGCGAATGCGCCAAATGGAATGTACCAGGAAGTGGTGCGTGCCTTCCTACGCTACCGATACAGCCAGTGGGTGGATTGGCTACCTGATGTTAGTGATGGCTCTCTGAATCTTCCTGAGCGTCCGGGTATCGGAGCTGTGCTGGATCCCGGCCTTGGGCAACGCTCGGGCTATACGCTGAGGAGCAGTTTATTTGAGCCTAAGCGGTAG
- a CDS encoding M81 family metallopeptidase, whose protein sequence is MAILGFHHETNTFAPTRATIDVWCEAGVLEGAAIRQEYGSARSTVAGYIEFTDNVANLQGVPLVFSRLTPMGPITDEAFEYLCERLLGALVAEGPWDGVLVAAHGAAVSETYRDADGEFLRRIREIVGPSVVVGATLDMHANVSSLMVESADLIVAYQTNPHLDAFEQAERCARMVLDAIVTGVRPHMALTRVPLAANILQMGTEGDPMRSILAEARRVESFPEVLAVSVLEGFPYADVAEMGMSVIAITRSSIEHALDVSNAVAERVWGSRSDLNGSALPVAEALREADTLSRSPVILLDTGDNVGGGGPGDATHILHAAREARVRGVVQVICDPQAVMVCESAGVGSEVVVAVGGRTDGVHGRPFPVVGHVTAVSDGVFEDAVPTHAGFRHYNNGPTVAIETDEGYRIVVVSRPAPTTSLEQFRSVGIEPADQRIIVAKGVHSPRPAFDSIAGAMILVGTPGVTTVEISELPYEHRRQPMYPYEPTTTWAPATVVRGAMGRGRDPQARVHR, encoded by the coding sequence ATGGCTATCTTGGGATTTCATCATGAGACGAACACTTTTGCCCCGACCCGTGCCACGATAGACGTGTGGTGTGAGGCGGGTGTGCTTGAAGGTGCCGCGATCCGACAGGAGTACGGTTCCGCACGTTCGACGGTGGCCGGCTATATTGAATTTACAGATAATGTTGCGAACCTGCAGGGCGTGCCCTTGGTTTTCTCGCGCCTCACGCCGATGGGTCCCATCACAGACGAAGCATTCGAGTACCTTTGTGAACGTCTTCTGGGCGCACTTGTTGCCGAGGGTCCGTGGGACGGCGTACTCGTCGCAGCTCACGGTGCAGCGGTTTCTGAAACGTATCGCGACGCGGATGGAGAGTTCTTGCGTCGGATCCGAGAAATTGTCGGGCCGAGTGTCGTTGTGGGCGCGACGCTGGATATGCATGCCAATGTTTCGTCGCTGATGGTCGAGTCGGCTGACTTGATCGTGGCTTATCAGACGAACCCACACCTGGACGCTTTCGAACAGGCGGAGAGGTGCGCCCGTATGGTGCTCGACGCAATTGTCACTGGCGTGCGCCCGCACATGGCTCTGACCCGAGTGCCCCTCGCGGCGAATATTCTGCAGATGGGCACGGAGGGCGATCCGATGCGAAGTATCTTGGCGGAGGCGCGTAGGGTCGAGTCCTTTCCTGAGGTCTTGGCTGTGAGTGTGCTCGAAGGCTTCCCTTATGCTGACGTGGCCGAAATGGGGATGTCAGTGATCGCCATTACTAGGAGTAGCATCGAGCATGCGCTCGATGTTTCCAATGCAGTCGCCGAGCGTGTCTGGGGTAGCCGGTCGGATTTGAACGGTAGTGCCCTTCCTGTCGCGGAAGCGCTCCGCGAGGCTGATACTCTTTCTCGTTCGCCGGTCATTCTGTTGGATACAGGTGATAATGTTGGTGGGGGTGGTCCAGGGGACGCTACGCATATCCTGCATGCTGCGCGGGAAGCGCGCGTGCGTGGTGTTGTCCAGGTCATATGCGACCCCCAGGCAGTCATGGTGTGTGAGTCGGCGGGTGTGGGCTCAGAAGTTGTCGTGGCTGTGGGCGGCCGAACAGACGGTGTGCACGGCCGCCCATTTCCGGTCGTTGGCCACGTCACCGCTGTGTCTGACGGCGTCTTCGAGGACGCAGTTCCCACGCATGCTGGATTTAGACATTACAATAATGGACCTACGGTGGCTATCGAGACTGACGAAGGATATCGAATTGTCGTGGTGTCTCGACCAGCGCCAACAACGAGCCTGGAGCAGTTTCGGTCGGTGGGAATTGAGCCGGCTGATCAGAGAATAATAGTTGCGAAGGGAGTGCACTCGCCTCGCCCGGCCTTTGATTCCATCGCTGGCGCGATGATTCTGGTGGGCACGCCTGGAGTTACGACGGTCGAAATTTCCGAGCTGCCATATGAGCATAGACGGCAGCCAATGTATCCATATGAGCCTACGACAACTTGGGCGCCTGCGACGGTTGTCCGTGGTGCGATGGGCCGCGGCCGTGACCCTCAAGCGCGTGTGCATCGGTGA